The following are encoded in a window of Bos indicus isolate NIAB-ARS_2022 breed Sahiwal x Tharparkar chromosome 7, NIAB-ARS_B.indTharparkar_mat_pri_1.0, whole genome shotgun sequence genomic DNA:
- the LYSMD3 gene encoding lysM and putative peptidoglycan-binding domain-containing protein 3, with protein sequence MAGRHQNRSFPLPGIHSSAQVHAFGNCADSDMLEEDAEVYELRSRGKEKIRRSTSKDRLDDIIVLTKDIQEGDTLNAIALQYCCTVADIKRVNNLISDQDFFALRSIKIPVKKFSSLTETLYPPKGRQASRPSTVQYLPEQQEVLSANDSLSSTESAGSFLKEVDRDIEQIVKCTDTKRENLNEVVSALTAQQVRFEPDNKNIQRKDPYYGADWGIGWWTAVVIMLIVGIITPVFYLLYYEILAKVDVSHHSTVDSSHLHSGVTPPSQQREMENGIAPTKGIPFGPQDDRKLYNQDSQLPAAQHKT encoded by the exons ATGGCTGGGAGGCATCAGAATCGTagttttcctcttccaggaattCATTCAAGTGCTCAAGTACATGCATTTGGAAATTGTGCAGACAGTGATATGTTGGAGGAAGATGCTGAAGTGTATGAGCTTCGATCCcgaggaaaagaaaaaatccgAAGAAGTACATCAAAAGATAGACTTGATGACATTATAGTGTTAACAAAAGATATACAGGAAGGAGACACTTTAAATGCAATAGCCCTTCAGTACTGTTGTACG gtaGCAGATATCAAGAGGGTTAACAATCTCATCAGTGACCAAGACTTTTTTGCCCTTAggtctatcaaaattccagtaaAAAAGTTTAGTTCATTGACTGAAACACTTTATCCTCCAAAAGGAAGACAGGCTTCACGTCCTTCAACTGTTCAGTACCTTCCAGAACAACAGGAAGTTTTGTCAGCTAATGACTCTCTTTCTTCCACCGAGTCAGCTGGTAGCTTTCTAAAAGAAGTAGACCGAGACATCGAACAAATAGTAAAATGTACAGACACCAAAAGAGAGAACCTTAATGAGGTGGTGTCTGCTTTGACAGCACAACAGGTCCGTTTTGAACCTGACAACAAAAACATTCAACGGAAGGATCCTTACTATGGAGCAGACTGGGGAATAGGGTGGTGGACAGCTGTAGTGATAATGTTGATAGTAGGCATAATAACACCAGTGTTTTATTTGCTGTATTATGAAATTTTAGCTAAGGTGGATGTCAGTCACCATTCAACGGTGGATTCTTCACATTTGCATTCAGGAGTCACACCCCCATCACagcagagagaaatggaaaatggaaTTGCTCCAACTAAAGGAATACCCTTTGGTCCACAAGATGATCGTAAACTATATAATCAAGATTCTCAGTTACCTGCTGCTCAACACAAAACATAG